The Deltaproteobacteria bacterium genome includes a region encoding these proteins:
- the lpxK gene encoding tetraacyldisaccharide 4'-kinase produces MGSPRAPGWLEDPAPGPLARAARAPLAPAAWAWEAGAWLHRHARGARFRAPARLPCRVVSVGSVVVGGSGKTPAAAWVASALRARGHAVAIASRGYGRRGRHEVLVVSDGRHVRAWPHEAGDEPAVLAAHAPGVPVLVGRDRARVGQHAVTLFGCDVLVLDDGFQHHRLARDVELLVFDGGGLGSGRLLPLGPLRERLGEVRRADALLVVDGPLPERDAERLERAAPDAPRFAARRRPVSLRPLRGGAPRAPVWLAGRPLGLLSGLARPAALRRTVQALGAQVTAERTFPDHHRYRPEDLRRLAGLWVTTEKDAVKILPSWCEGVDLQVLAIELELAEPEAFLGWLGARL; encoded by the coding sequence GTGGGATCACCGCGGGCGCCGGGCTGGCTCGAGGATCCGGCCCCCGGCCCGCTCGCGCGCGCGGCGCGAGCGCCGCTGGCGCCGGCCGCCTGGGCCTGGGAGGCGGGGGCCTGGCTGCACCGCCACGCGCGGGGCGCGCGCTTCCGAGCGCCCGCGCGCCTGCCGTGCCGCGTGGTCAGCGTCGGCAGCGTGGTCGTCGGGGGCTCCGGGAAGACACCGGCGGCGGCGTGGGTGGCGTCGGCCCTGCGCGCGCGCGGCCACGCGGTCGCGATCGCGAGCCGCGGCTACGGGCGGCGCGGCCGTCACGAGGTGCTGGTGGTCTCGGACGGGCGGCACGTCCGGGCGTGGCCGCACGAGGCGGGCGACGAGCCGGCCGTGCTGGCTGCGCACGCGCCCGGCGTGCCGGTTCTCGTCGGCCGCGACCGCGCGCGGGTCGGCCAGCACGCCGTGACGCTCTTCGGCTGCGACGTGCTGGTGCTCGACGACGGCTTCCAGCACCACCGCCTCGCGCGCGACGTCGAGCTGCTGGTCTTCGACGGCGGCGGGCTCGGCAGCGGCCGGCTCCTGCCGCTGGGCCCCCTGCGCGAGCGCCTCGGCGAGGTGCGCCGCGCCGACGCGCTGCTCGTCGTCGACGGCCCGCTTCCGGAGCGCGACGCCGAGCGTCTGGAGCGCGCGGCACCGGATGCTCCGCGTTTCGCAGCCCGCCGCCGGCCGGTGTCGCTGCGGCCGCTGCGCGGCGGGGCCCCGCGCGCGCCGGTCTGGCTGGCCGGCCGCCCGCTCGGCCTGCTCTCGGGCCTCGCCCGGCCCGCTGCCCTGCGCCGCACGGTGCAGGCGCTCGGCGCGCAGGTCACCGCCGAGCGCACCTTCCCGGACCATCACCGCTATCGACCCGAGGACCTCCGCCGCCTGGCCGGGCTCTGGGTCACGACCGAGAAGGACGCCGTGAAGATCCTCCCGAGCTGGTGCGAGGGCGTGGATCTGCAGGTCCTCGCGATCGAGCTCGAGCTCGCCGAACCGGAGGCGTTCCTGGGCTGGCTCGGCGCGCGCCTGTAG